A window of the Cannabis sativa cultivar Pink pepper isolate KNU-18-1 chromosome X, ASM2916894v1, whole genome shotgun sequence genome harbors these coding sequences:
- the LOC115702393 gene encoding AT-hook motif nuclear-localized protein 25-like translates to MSGLESGGGVGSRYNIHQLLGPADLQLNDSNLNNSPTHHSDAPTTSSGGGGGGVGGGSGSSGRRPRGRPSGSKNKPKPPIFITRDSPNALRSHVLEISAGSDVVEAVSSYARRRGRGVCILSGTGAVTNVTLRQPSASGGVITLHGRFEILSLTGTSLPPPAPPGAGGLTIYLSGGQGQVVGGNVAGPLSASGPVVLMAASFANAVFDRLPLTEEVEESTTVPTTSQSSGVTGGGIAAAVGGGGSGGGAVPFYNLQQGNFNNNNNNNNNNNNALIGGDQQGFGWGGNINNATTPSRSQF, encoded by the coding sequence atgtcTGGGTTAGAATCAGGTGGTGGAGTGGGTTCACGTTACAATATCCACCAACTACTTGGACCGGCAGATCTTCAACTCAACGATTCAAATCTCAATAACTCGCCAACTCACCACTCCGACGCACCAACCACAAGTTCGGGTGGTGGAGGCGGCGGAGTAGGAGGAGGAAGCGGTTCTTCCGGAAGGAGGCCACGTGGCCGTCCTTCTGGATCCAAAAACAAGCCCAAACCACCTATTTTCATAACAAGAGATAGTCCAAACGCGCTCAGATCTCACGTTTTGGAAATCTCGGCCGGCTCCGACGTAGTCGAAGCCGTGTCAAGTTACGCCCGTCGCCGCGGTAGAGGAGTCTGTATCCTCAGCGGGACGGGCGCAGTGACTAACGTCACGTTACGTCAGCCTTCGGCTTCGGGAGGCGTGATCACTCTCCACGGAAGGTTTGAGATTCTTTCCCTGACCGGAACTTCTCTTCCGCCGCCGGCTCCGCCGGGTGCCGGCGGCCTGACTATTTATTTGAGCGGCGGACAGGGACAGGTTGTTGGAGGAAACGTGGCGGGGCCGTTGTCGGCTTCTGGACCGGTGGTTTTGATGGCGGCTTCTTTCGCTAATGCGGTGTTTGATAGATTGCCTCTGacagaagaagtggaagaatctACTACTGTTCCGACTACTTCGCAATCTTCGGGGGTGACAGGTGGCGGCATCGCTGCCGCGGTAGGTGGCGGTGGTAGTGGTGGTGGTGCTGTTCCCTTCTATAATTTACAACAAgggaattttaataataataataataataacaataataataataatgcccTAATTGGTGGTGATCAACAAGGGTTTGGTTGGGGTGGTAATATTAATAATGCCACTACTCCATCAAGGTCACAATTTTAG
- the LOC115702834 gene encoding cellulose synthase-like protein D4 yields the protein MASLSSQPSKKGMRSSIGGGSNSAASRSSSGQTVKFARRTSSGRYVSLSREDLDMSGEISGDYMNYTVHIPPTPDNQPMDSSVAVKAEEQYVSNSLFTGGFNSVTRAHLMDKVIDSDVTHPQMAGAKGSACSMPACDGKVMKDERGVDVTPCACRFTICRDCYLDAQKESGLCPGCKEPYRVGDYDEDQQDYSSGALQLPAPNDSKRERNNMTMMKRNQTGEFDHNRWLFETQGTYGVGNAYWPQDDMYGGDEDDGFRGGMMESTDKPWKPLSRKTPIPAAIISPYRLLVVIRLVVLCFFLHWRLVHPNEEAIWLWLMSVVCELWFAFSWLLDQIPKLCPVNRSTDLVVLHDKFDMPSPSNPTGRSDLPGVDLFVSTADPEKEPPLVTANTILSILAVDYPVEKLACYVSDDGGALLTFEAMAEAASFADLWVPFCRKHNIEPRNPESYFTLKVDPTKNKSRIDFVKDRRKIKREYDEFKVRINGLPDSIRRRSDAFNAREDMKMLKHMKESGADPLDAPKVPKATWMADGTHWPGTWAVPASEHAKGDHAGILQVMLKPPSSDSLMGGTDDKIIDFTDVDIRLPMFVYVSREKRPGYDHNKKAGAMNALVRASAILSNGPFILNLDCDHYIFNCKAIREGMCFMMDRGGENLCYIQFPQRFEGIDPSDRYANHNTVFFDGNMRALDGVQGPVYVGTGCMFRRFALYGFDPPQVDRIQKLESPETHPLTPSDFDPELDVNLLPKRFGNSTLLAESIPIAEFQGRPLADHPAVRYGRPPGALRVPRDPLDATTVAEAVSVISCWYEDKTEWGDRVGWIYGSVTEDVVTGYRMHNRGWHSIYCITKRDAFRGSAPINLTDRLHQVLRWATGSVEIFFSRNNAFLATKRLKFLQRLAYLNVGIYPFTSVFLIVYCFLPALSLLSGHFIVQTLNVAFLVYLLIITLCLIGLAILEVKWSGVALEEWWRNEQFWLISGTSAHLAAVVQGLLKVIAGIEISFTLTSKSAGEDIDDIYADLYLVKWTSLMIPPIVIAMINIIAIVVAFSRTIYSTVPKWSKFIGGAFFSFWVLAHLYPFAKGLMGRRRKTPTIVFVWSGLIAITLSLLWVAIAPPSGSSPEATTGGGGFQFP from the exons ATGGCATCCTTGTCTAGCCAGCCATCAAAAAAGGGTATGCGAAGCTCGATCGGTGGTGGCTCTAACTCTGCAGCCAGCCGTAGTTCTAGCGGCCAAACCGTCAAATTCGCTAGGCGAACATCGAGCGGTCGGTATGTTAGTTTGTCAAGAGAAGACCTTGACATGTCTGGAGAAATCTCGGGGGATTACATGAACTACACTGTCCACATTCCTCCCACTCCGGACAATCAACCTATGGACTCCTCTGTGGCTGTCAAGGCTGAAGAGCAATACGTTTCGAATTCCCTTTTCACGGGAGGATTCAACAGCGTCACACGAGCTCATCTCATGGACAAAGTCATCGATTCCGACGTAACTCACCCTCAAATGGCTGGTGCCAAAGGCTCTGCTTGTTCAATGCCAGCTTGTGATGGAAAGGTCATGAAGGACGAGAGAGGGGTTGATGTTACCCCTTGTGCTTGCAg GTTCACAATATGCAGAGATTGTTATTTGGATGCCCAGAAAGAATCTGGTCTTTGTCCAGGTTGTAAAGAGCCATACAGAGTGGGAGATTATGATGAAGACCAACAAGATTATAGCAGTGGAGCACTACAGTTACCTGCCCCAAATGACTCGAAAAGAGAACGAAATAACATGACTATGATGAAGAGAAACCAAACTGGAGAATTTGATCATAACAGGTGGTTGTTTGAGACTCAAGGTACCTATGGTGTTGGAAATGCTTACTGGCCCCAAGATGATATGTATGGTGGTGATGAAGATGATGGATTTCGTGGTGGAATGATGGAATCCACTGATAAGCCTTGGAAGCCTTTGAGCAGAAAAACTCCTATCCCTGCAGCAATCATTAGTCCATATAG GTTGTTGGTTGTTATTCGATTAGTGGTGCTATGTTTTTTCTTACATTGGAGATTAGTTCATCCAAATGAAGAGGCAATATGGTTGTGGCTAATGTCAGTGGTGTGTGAGTTATGGTTTGCTTTCTCTTGGCTCCTTGATCAGATTCCTAAGCTATGTCCGGTTAACCGTTCAACCGATCTCGTTGTTCTCCATGATAAATTCGACATGCCTTCTCCATCAAATCCCACCGGCCGCTCTGATTTACCAGGTGTTGATCTGTTTGTTTCAACAGCTGATCCCGAAAAAGAACCGCCTCTTGTAACTGCCAACACCATCCTTTCCATTCTAGCGGTTGATTATCCGGTGGAGAAGCTAGCATGTTATGTCTCTGATGATGGCGGTGCTCTTCTTACTTTCGAAGCAATGGCAGAGGCTGCAAGCTTTGCTGATTTATGGGTTCCATTTTGTCGAAAGCATAACATCGAACCTCGAAATCCTGAGAGCTATTTCACTTTAAAAGTCGACCCGACAAAGAACAAAAGTCGAATCGATTTTGTTAAAGATAGGAGGAAGATCAAAAGAGAGTATGATGAGTTTAAGGTAAGGATAAATGGGCTTCCAGATTCAATTAGAAGAAGGTCAGATGCATTCAATGCAAGGGAAGATATGAAAATGTTGAAACACATGAAGGAGAGTGGTGCTGATCCTTTGGATGCACCAAAGGTCCCCAAGGCAACATGGATGGCTGATGGCACTCATTGGCCTGGAACTTGGGCTGTCCCTGCTAGTGAACATGCCAAAGGTGACCATGCAGGAATTCTTCAG GTAATGTTGAAGCCTCCTAGTAGTGACTCATTAATGGGTGGCACAGATGATAAGATCATAGATTTCACTGATGTTGACATAAGGCTGCCAATGTTTGTGTATGTATCTCGTGAAAAAAGACCAGGTTACGATCACAACAAGAAAGCTGGTGCCATGAATGCATTGGTTCGAGCTTCAGCGATTTTGTCTAATGGCCCTTTCATTCTAAACCTTGATTGCGATCACTATATCTTCAACTGCAAAGCCATTCGTGAAGGAATGTGCTTCATGATGGACCGAGGCGGTGAGAACCTCTGCTATATTCAGTTCCCTCAAAGATTTGAGGGCATTGATCCTTCTGATCGTTATGCCAATCACAATACAGTCTTCTTTGATGGAAACATGCGCGCCCTTGATGGAGTTCAG GGACCAGTTTATGTAGGGACTGGATGTATGTTCAGGCGATTCGCTCTGTATGGTTTCGACCCACCACAAGTAGATAGGATCCAAAAGCTCGAGTCCCCAGAAACTCATCCATTAACACCTAGCGACTTTGATCCCGAACTTGATGTGAACCTACTACCTAAACGTTTTGGAAACTCCACATTGTTGGCTGAATCCATACCTATAGCTGAGTTCCAAGGGCGCCCTCTTGCCGATCACCCTGCAGTCAGGTATGGACGGCCACCGGGCGCCCTTAGAGTTCCCCGAGACCCACTTGATGCCACTACTGTTGCTGAAGCAGTCTCAGTCATTTCATGTTG GTATGAAGACAAGACTGAATGGGGAGATCGAGTGGGTTGGATCTACGGTTCAGTAACCGAAGATGTTGTCACCGGTTACCGAATGCACAACCGCGGTTGGCACTCGATATACTGCATCACCAAGCGCGATGCTTTCCGTGGTTCAGCTCCGATTAACCTCACGGACCGACTTCACCAAGTGTTGCGTTGGGCCACAGGTTCAGTCGAAATCTTTTTCTCGAGAAACAACGCTTTCTTAGCAACCAAACGCCTCAAATTCCTTCAACGCTTAGCTTACCTAAACGTAGGAATATACCCATTCACCTCAGTTTTCCTCATCGTTTACTGCTTTCTCCCAGCACTTTCACTCTTATCAGGACATTTCATAGTCCAAACCCTAAACGTCGCCTTCTTAGTCTACCTTCTCATCATCACACTATGCCTAATCGGACTAGCAATCCTAGAAGTGAAATGGTCAGGAGTAGCATTAGAAGAATGGTGGAGAAACGAACAATTTTGGTTAATCTCCGGTACGAGTGCTCACTTAGCAGCAGTGGTTCAAGGATTACTGAAAGTAATTGCAGGAATCGAAATCTCATTCACACTAACCTCAAAATCAGCGGGAGAAGACATAGACGACATCTACGCCGATTTGTATCTAGTGAAATGGACTTCGTTGATGATTCCACCGATCGTGATAGCAATGATTAACATTATTGCAATAGTTGTTGCTTTTTCAAGAACAATTTACAGTACTGTTCCGAAATGGAGTAAATTCATCGGAGGAGCCTTCTTTAGTTTTTGGGTATTAGCTCATTTATACCCATTTGCGAAAGGGTTGatgggaagaagaagaaagacgcCTACGATTGTGTTTGTATGGTCTGGACTCATCGCCATTACTCTGTCTTTGCTTTGGGTCGCCATAGCTCCACCCAGTGGGAGTAGTCCAGAAGCTACCACCGGAGGAGGAGGGTTTCAGTTCccttaa
- the LOC115702819 gene encoding protein FAR1-RELATED SEQUENCE 5 translates to MDNEVIEFDIGLGAGEGGSGREGDDDGLDMEHHVDDEEMVDSPPFNSGGGFGGSGEIYLPEGDLLDLEPSEGMEFESEEAAKAFYNSYARRVGFSTRVSSSRRSRRDGAIIQRQFVCAKEGFRNLNEKRTKDREIKRPRTITRVGCKASLSVKMQNSGKWVVSGFVREHNHELVPPDQVHCLRSHRQISGPAKTLIDTLQAAGMGPRRIMSALIKEYGGISKVGFTEVDCRNYMRNNRQRSLEGDIQLLLDYLRQMQAENSNFFFAVQGEEDQSSGNVFWADPKARTNYNYFGDTVTFDTTYRSNRYRLPFAPFTGVNHHGQPVLFGCAFLINESESSFVWLFKTWLTAMSGRPPLSITTDHDAVIRAAIMQVFPETRHRFCKWHIFKKCQEKLSHVFLEHPTFEADFHKCVNLTESIEEFESCWLSLVDRYELRDHDWLQTIYSARRQWVPVYLRDTFFAEMSITQRSDSMNSYFDGYINASTNLNQFFKLYEKALESRNEKEVKADYDTMNTSPFLKTPSPMEKQVSELYTRKLFARFQEELVGTLTFMASKAEDDGEVITYQVSKYGEDHKAYYVKFNVLEMKASCSCQMFEFSGLLCRHILAVFRVTNVLTLPAHYILKRWTRNAKSSVILEEHCSDVYTNYLESHTVRYNTLRHEAFKFVDEGAKTSETYEAALIALQKAAEKVDHAIKNSSKSAMLNGRFRGNSTVDASRVNHTSRNKEVSSGQHMSEDDMDKRIRELTNELENANKKCEVYRANLLSVLKDIEDHKLQLSIKVQNIKISMKDGL, encoded by the exons ATGGACAATGAAGTGATTGAATTTGATATTGGGTTGGGAGCAGGGGAAGGAGGTAGTGGAAGAGAAGGAGATGATGATGGATTGGATATGGAACACCATGTTGATGATGAGGAGATGGTTGATAGCCCTCCTTTTAATAGTGGTGGTGGTTTTGGTGGAAGTGGTGAGATTTACCTTCCTGAGGGAGATTTATTGGATCTTGAACCTTCTGAGGGGATGGAATTTGAGTCTGAAGAGGCTGCCAAGGCTTTTTATAACTCTTATGCTCGCAGAGTTGGATTTAGTACCCGTGTTAGCTCGTCTCGCCGGTCTAGGCGTGATGGGGCGATTATTCAGAGGCAATTTGTTTGTGCCAAAGAAGGGTTTAGAAATTTAAATGAGAAACGTACAAAAGATAGGGAAATCAAGCGGCCGCGAACTATCACCAGAGTTGGATGCAAAGCTTCATTGTCTGTGAAGATGCAGAATTCGGGGAAATGGGTTGTGTCTGGTTTTGTTAGAGAACATAATCATGAGCTGGTTCCGCCTGATCAAGTGCATTGTCTCCGTTCGCATCGTCAAATCTCTGGCCCTGCTAAGACTTTGATTGATACCTTGCAGGCAGCTGGGATGGGTCCTCGTAGAATTATGTCAGCTCTTATAAAAGAATATGGTGGAATAAGTAAGGTTGGATTTACAGAGGTGGATTGTAGGAATTACATGAGGAATAATCGCCAGAGGAGCTTAGAAGGGGATATTCAATTGCTCTTGGATTATTTGAGGCAGATGCAGGCTGAAAACTCTAATTTCTTTTTTGCCGTACAGGGTGAAGAGGATCAGTCATCAGGTAATGTGTTTTGGGCTGATCCAAAGGCAAGGacgaattataattattttggagATACAGTTACTTTTGATACAACCTATAGGTCAAACAGGTATCGATTGCCATTTGCACCCTTCACAGGAGTAAATCATCATGGGCAGCCTGTGTTGTTTGGTTGTGCTTTCTTGATAAATGAATCTGAATCATCGTTCGTATGGCTGTTTAAGACTTGGCTTACGGCAATGTCTGGTCGCCCTCCATTGTCAATCACCACGGATCATGATGCAGTAATACGAGCTGCCATAATGCAAGTTTTCCCGGAGACCCGTCATCGTTTCTGTAAATGGCACATATTCAAGAAATGTCAAGAGAAGTTATCTCACGTGTTTCTTGAACATCCAACTTTTGAAGCAGATTTTCACAAATGTGTCAACTTGACTGAGTCAATTGAGGAATTTGAGTCTTGCTGGTTGTCTCTTGTCGATAGATACGAACTCAGGGATCATGATTGGCTTCAAACAATATATTCTGCCCGCAGGCAGTGGGTTCCAGTGTATTTGCGGGACACCTTTTTTGCAGAAATGTCCATAACGCAGAGAAGTGATAGTATGAACTCATATTTTGATGGATACATAAATGCGTCGACAAATCTAAATCAGTTTTTCAAGCTGTATGAGAAAGCTCTTGAAAGCCGCAATGAGAAGGAGGTGAAAGCAGACTATGATACTATGAACACTTCTCCTTTCCTTAAGACTCCATCACCAATGGAGAAGCAAGTATCAGAGCTTTATACCAGAAAATTGTTTGCGAGGTTTCAAGAGGAGCTAGTTGGGACCCTAACTTTCATGGCATCAAAGGCTGAGGATGATGGGGAGGTCATCACGTATCAAGTATCAAAATATGGGGAGGATCATAAAGCTTATTATGTTAAGTTCAATGTTTTGGAAATGAAAGCAAGTTGTAGTTGCCAGATGTTCGAGTTTTCAGGTCTTCTTTGCAGACATATTTTGGCAGTTTTTAGAGTCACCAATGTGCTAACTCTTCCAGCACATTACATATTGAAACGATGGACAAGGAATGCCAAAAGCAGTGTCATATTAGAAGAACATTGTAGTGATGTATATACCAATTATCTGGAGTCTCACACTGTTCGATATAATACTCTACGCCACGAGGCCTTTAAATTTGTAGATGAAGGGGCGAAGACCTCTGAAACATATGAAGCTGCCTTGATTGCTCTGCAAAAAGCTGCAGAAAAGGTTGATCATGCAATAAAGAATTCCAGCAAATCTGCGATGTTGAATGGACGTTTTAGAGGGAATTCAACTGTAGATGCCAGTCGTGTAAATCATACTAGCAGAAATAAGGAAGTGAGCTCAGGCCAACATATGTCAGAG GATGATATGGACAAGCGAATTCGAGAACTTACAAATGAGTTAGAGAACGCAAACAAGAAGTGTGAGGTTTATCGAGCTAACCTGCTTTCAGTTTTGAAAGATATTGAGGATCATAAGCTACAGTTGTCAATTAAAGTGCAAAACATTAAGATTAGCATGAAAGATGGTCTTTAA